A stretch of the Pleurodeles waltl isolate 20211129_DDA chromosome 2_1, aPleWal1.hap1.20221129, whole genome shotgun sequence genome encodes the following:
- the LOC138263252 gene encoding RNA-binding motif protein, X chromosome-like isoform X2 codes for MVEADRPGKLFIGGLNTETNEKALESVFGKYGRIAEVLLMKDRDTNKSRGFAFVTFENPADAKDAARDMNGKALDGKPIKVEQATKPAFETGARRGPPPPRSRGPPRAHLSRERDGYGGPPRREPMPSRRDVYMSPRDDGYGGKDGYSSRDYPSSRDSRDYAPPPRDYAYREYGHSSRDEYGSRGYSDRDGYGARDRDYDSGSYRDSYDGYGNSRSAPPARGPPPSYGGSSRYDDYSSSRDGYGGGRDSYSSRNEIYSSGRERVGRQERGIPPPMDRGYPPPRDSYSSSSRGAPRGGRGGSRSERGAGRSRY; via the exons ATGGTTGAAGCAGATCGTCCCGGAAAGCTTTTTATTGGCGGTCTCAACACCGAGACTAACGAGAAGGCGTTGGAGTCCGTTTTCGGCAAATATGGACGAATAGCAGAAG TTCTTCTGATGAAGGATCGCGACACCAACAAGTCAAGAGGTTTTGCTTTTGTTACCTTTGAGAATCCGGCAGACGCGAAAGATGCAGCGAGAGACATGAACGGAAAG gcttTAGATGGGAAACCAATTAAAGTCGAACAAGCTACAAAACCAGCCTTTGAAACTGGAGCAAGACGTGGACCACCACCCCCAAGAAGTCGTGGTCCTCCAAGAG CTCACTTGTCACGTGAACGTGACGGTTATGGCGGGCCACCACGAAGAGAACCAATGCCATCTCGGCGAGATGTTTATATGTCACCCAGAGATGATGGTTACGGCGGTAAAGATGG CTATTCAAGCAGAGATTACCCTAGTTCACGGGATTCAAGAGATTATGCGCCACCTCCTAGAGATTATGCATACCGTGAATATGGCCATTCCAGTCGTGATGAATATGGATCGCGGGGATACAG TGACCGGGACGGTTATGGTGCACGAGACAGGGACTACGATAGCGGCTCTTACAGAGATTCGTATGATGGCTATG GTAACTCGCGTAGTGCTCCGCCTGCAAGAGGGCCACCGCCATCATATGGTGGAAGCAGCAGATATGATGATTACAGCAGCTCTCGGGATGGCTATGGTGGTGGTCGTGACAGTTACTCAAGCAGGAATGAAATCTACTCAAGTGGCCGTGAACGTGTTGGCAGACAGGAACGTGGTATTCCCCCTCCTATGGATCGAGGCTATCCTCCACCACGTGATTCATACAGCAGTTCAAGCCGTGGAGCACCAAGAGGTGGACGTGGAGGAAGTCGCTCTGAAAGAGGCGCTGGCAGGAGCAGATACTAA
- the LOC138263252 gene encoding RNA-binding motif protein, X chromosome-like isoform X1, with protein sequence MVEADRPGKLFIGGLNTETNEKALESVFGKYGRIAEVLLMKDRDTNKSRGFAFVTFENPADAKDAARDMNGKALDGKPIKVEQATKPAFETGARRGPPPPRSRGPPRGGSSSRGQLPMKRGPPPRSGGPPPKRSAPSGPIRSSGGMGGRAHLSRERDGYGGPPRREPMPSRRDVYMSPRDDGYGGKDGYSSRDYPSSRDSRDYAPPPRDYAYREYGHSSRDEYGSRGYSDRDGYGARDRDYDSGSYRDSYDGYGNSRSAPPARGPPPSYGGSSRYDDYSSSRDGYGGGRDSYSSRNEIYSSGRERVGRQERGIPPPMDRGYPPPRDSYSSSSRGAPRGGRGGSRSERGAGRSRY encoded by the exons ATGGTTGAAGCAGATCGTCCCGGAAAGCTTTTTATTGGCGGTCTCAACACCGAGACTAACGAGAAGGCGTTGGAGTCCGTTTTCGGCAAATATGGACGAATAGCAGAAG TTCTTCTGATGAAGGATCGCGACACCAACAAGTCAAGAGGTTTTGCTTTTGTTACCTTTGAGAATCCGGCAGACGCGAAAGATGCAGCGAGAGACATGAACGGAAAG gcttTAGATGGGAAACCAATTAAAGTCGAACAAGCTACAAAACCAGCCTTTGAAACTGGAGCAAGACGTGGACCACCACCCCCAAGAAGTCGTGGTCCTCCAAGAG GGGGTTCTTCTTCTAGAGGACAGCTGCCCATGAAGAGGGGCCCTCCACCACGAAGCGGCGGTCCCCCGCCTAAAAGGTCTGCGCCTTCAGGACCAATCCGCAGCAGTGGTGGAATGGGAGGGAGAG CTCACTTGTCACGTGAACGTGACGGTTATGGCGGGCCACCACGAAGAGAACCAATGCCATCTCGGCGAGATGTTTATATGTCACCCAGAGATGATGGTTACGGCGGTAAAGATGG CTATTCAAGCAGAGATTACCCTAGTTCACGGGATTCAAGAGATTATGCGCCACCTCCTAGAGATTATGCATACCGTGAATATGGCCATTCCAGTCGTGATGAATATGGATCGCGGGGATACAG TGACCGGGACGGTTATGGTGCACGAGACAGGGACTACGATAGCGGCTCTTACAGAGATTCGTATGATGGCTATG GTAACTCGCGTAGTGCTCCGCCTGCAAGAGGGCCACCGCCATCATATGGTGGAAGCAGCAGATATGATGATTACAGCAGCTCTCGGGATGGCTATGGTGGTGGTCGTGACAGTTACTCAAGCAGGAATGAAATCTACTCAAGTGGCCGTGAACGTGTTGGCAGACAGGAACGTGGTATTCCCCCTCCTATGGATCGAGGCTATCCTCCACCACGTGATTCATACAGCAGTTCAAGCCGTGGAGCACCAAGAGGTGGACGTGGAGGAAGTCGCTCTGAAAGAGGCGCTGGCAGGAGCAGATACTAA